The Oncorhynchus tshawytscha isolate Ot180627B unplaced genomic scaffold, Otsh_v2.0 Un_scaffold_1746_pilon_pilon, whole genome shotgun sequence genome includes the window ctgcctcctctaaccactagtctacctgcctcctctaaccactaggcacctgccgcccctctaaccactaggctacctgccgcccctacactctaaccactaggctacctgcctcctctacactctaaccactaggctacctgcctcctctaaccactagactacctgccgcctctacactctaaccactaggctacctgcctcctctacactctaaccactaggctacctacctcctctacactctaaccactagactacctgcctcctctacactctaaccactaggctacctgccacctctacactctaaccactaggctacctgccacctctacactctaaccactagactacctgccgcctctacactctaaccactaggctacctgcctcctctacactctaaccactaggctacctgcctcctctacactctaaccgctaggctacctgcctcctctacactctaaccactaggctacctgcctcctctacactctaaccactaggctacctgcctcctctacactctaaccactagactacctacctcctctacactctaaccactagactacctgccacctctacactctaaccactaggctacctgcctcctctacactctaaccactaggctacctgcctcctctacactctaaccactaggctacctgcctcctctaaccactagtctacctgcctcctctacactctaaccactaggctacctgcctcctctacactctaaccactagactacctgcctcctctaaccactagtctacctgcctcctctacactctaaccactaggctacctgcctcctctacactctaaccactaggctacctgcctcctctacactctaaccactaggctacctgactagGTTAGTAGACCATACCAGTAGACTATAGAACAGGTTACGGGATAGTCCAAATCAACAcagaggctgtgtttacacaggcagcccaattctgatatttcaccCAAATGATTGATTGGTCGAAAGACCAATTAGCAGCAAACGAGTTATTCAACATCCACCAACATAGAGCTGTAGATCCACCAACATAGAGCTGTAGATCCACCAACATAGAGCTGTAGATCTATCAACATAGAGCTGTAGATCCACCAACATAGAGCTGTAGATCCACCAACATAGACCTGTAGATCCACCAACATAGAGCTGTAGATCCACCAACATAGAGCTGTAGATCCACCAACATAGAGCTGTAGATCCACCAACATAGAGCTGTAGATCCACCAACATAGAGCTGTAGATCCACCAACATAGAGCTGTAGATCCACCAACATAGAGCTGTAGATCCACCAACATAGAGCTGTAGATCCACCAACATAGAGCTGTAGATCCACCAACATAGAGCTGTAGATCCACCAACATAGACCTGTAAATCCACCAACATAGACCTGTAGATCCACCAACATAGACCTGTAGATCCACCAACATAGAGCTGTAGATCCACCAACATAGAGCTGTAGATCCACCAACATAGAGCTGTAGATCCACCAACATAGAGCTGTAGATCCATCAACATAGAGCTGTAGATCCACCAACATAGAGCTGTAGATCCACCAACATAGACCTGTAGATCCACCAACATAGAGCTGTAGATCCACCAACATAGAGCTGTAGATCCACCAACATAGAGCTGTAGATCTATCAACATAGAGCTGTAGATCCACCAACATAGAGCTGTAGATCCACCAACATAGAGCTGTAGATACACCAACATAGAGCTGTAGATACACCAACATAGAGCTGTAGATACACCAACATAGAGCTGTAGATACACCAACATAGAGCTGTAGATCCACCAACATAGAGCTGTAGATCCACCAACATAGAGCTGTAGATCCACCAACATAGACCTGTAGATCCATCAACATAGAGCTGTAGATCCACCAACATAGAGCTGTAGATCCACCAACATAGACCTGTAGATCCACCAACATAGAGCTGTAGATCCACCAACATAGAGCTGTAGATCCACCAACATAGATCTGTAGATCTATCAACATAGACCTGTAGATCCACCAACATAGAGCTGTAGATCCACCAACATAGAGCTGTAGATCCACCAACATAGAGTTGTAGAGCCACCAACATAGAGCTGTAGATCCACCAACATAGAGTTGTAGAGCCACCAACATAGAGCTGTAGATCCACCAACATAGAGCTGTAGATCCACCAACATAGGGCTGTAGATCCACCAACATAGAGCTGTAGATCCACCAACATAGAGCTGTAGATCCACCAACATAGAGCTGTAGATCCACCAACATAGAGCTGTAGATCCACCAACATAGAGCTGTAGATCCACCAACATAGAGCTGTAGATCCACCAACATAGACCTGTAGATCCACCAACATAGAGCTGTAGATCCACCAACATAGAGCTGTAGATCTATCAACATAGACCTGTAGATCCACCAACATAGAGCTGTAGATCCACCAACATAGAGCTGTAGATCCACCAACATAGAGTTGTAGAGCCACCAACATAGAGCTGTGGATCCACCAACATAGAGTTGTAGAGCCACCAACATAGAGCTGTAGATCCACCAACATAGAGCTGTAGATCCACCAACATAGAGCTGTAGATCCACCAACATAGAGCTGTAGATCCACCAACATAGAGCTGTAGATCCACCAACATAGACCTGTAGATCCACCAACATAGAGCTGTAGATCCACCAACATAGAGCTGTAGATCCACCAACATAGAGCTGTAGATACACCAACATAGAGCTGTAATCCACCATTTATATGTTCAACaagttttacttcactacattactaAAGATGGTGTACTTGGTGTACttcttactccatacattttgacaggaaaagggtcctggtcatccctactgcctctgatctggaggactcactaaacagagaacatccctggtcatccctactgcctctgatctggaggacccgctaaacagagaacatccctggtcatccctactgcctctgatctggaggactcactaaacagagaacatccctggtcaaccctactgcctctgatctggaggactcactaaacagagaacatccctggtcatccctactgcctctgatctggaggactcactaaacagagaacatccctggtcatctactgcctctgatctggaggactcacgaaacagagaacatccctggtcatctctactgcctctgatctggaggactcactaaacagagaacatccctggtcatccctactgcccctgatctggaggactcactaaacagagaacatccctggtcctccctactgcctctgatctggtggactcactaaacagagaacatccctggtcatccctactgcctctgatctggaggactcactaaacagagaacatctctggtcatccctactgcctctgatctggaggacccactaaacagagaacatccctggacatccctactgcctctgatctggaggacttactaaacagagaacatccctggtcatccctactgcctctgatctggaggactcactaaacagagaacatccctggtcctccctactgcctctgatctggaggactcactaaacagagaacatccctggtcatccctactgcctctgatctggaggactcactaaacagagaacatccctggtcatctctactgcctctgatctggaggactcactaaacagagaacatccctggtcatccctactgcctctgatctggaggactcactaaacagagaacatccctggtcctcactactgtctctgatctggaggactcactaaacagagaacatccctggtcatctctactgcctctgatctggaggactcactaaacagagaacatccctggtcctcactactgtctctgatctggaggactcactaaacagagaacatccctggtcatccctactgcctctgatctggaggactcactaaacagagaacatccctactgcctctgatctggaggactcactaaacagagaacatccctactgcctctgatctggaggactcactaaacagagaacatccctggtcatccctactgcctctgatctggaggactcactaaacagagaacatccctggtcatccctactgcctctgatctggaggactcactaaacagagaacatccctggtcatccctactgcctctgatctggtggactcactaaacagagaacatccctggtcatccctactgcctctgatctggaggactcactaaacagagaacatccctggtcatccctactgcctctgatctggaggactcactaaacagagaacatccctggtcctccctactgcctctgatctgatggactcactaaacagagaacatccctggtcatccctactgcctctgatctggaggactcactaaacagagaacatccctggtcatccctactgcctctgatctgatggactcactaaacagagaacatccctggtcatccctactgcctctgatctggaggactcactaaacagagaacatccctggtcatccctactgcctctgatctggaggactcactaaacagagaacatccctggtcatccctactgcctctgatctgatggactcactaaacagagaacatccctggtcatccctactgcctctgatctgatggactcactaaacagagaacatccctggtcatccctactgcctctgatctggaggactcactaaacagagaacatccctggtcatccctactgcctctgatctggaggactcactaaacagagaacatccctggtcatccctactgcctctgatctgatggactcactaaacagagaacatccctggtcatccctactgcctctgatctggaggactcactaaacagagaacatccctggtcatccctactgcctctgatctgatggactcactaaacagagaacatccctggtcatccctactgcctctgatctggaggactcactaaacagagaacatccctggtcatccctactgcctctgatctggaggactcactaaacagagaacatccctggtcatccctactgcctctgatctggaggactcactaaacagagaacatccctggtcatccctactgcctctgatctggaggactcactaaacagagaacatccctactgcctctgatctggaggacttactaaacagagaacatccctggtcatccctactgcctctgatctggaggactcactaaacagagaacatccctggtcatccctactgcctctgatctgggggactcactaaacagagagcatccctggtcatccctactgcctctgatctggaggactcactaaacagagaacatccctactgcctctgatctggaggactcactaaacagagaacatccctggtcatctctactgcctctgatctggaggactcactaaacagagaacatccctggtcatccctactgcctctgatctggaggactcactaaacacacctgctttgtttgtaaattatgtctgagtgttggagtgtggccctgggtatataatgtaaattatgtctgagtgttggagtgttcctctggctatcagtaaacttttctttcttttttaaacaaCAATAGAATTGTGTCATCTGGTTTGgttaatatattatataatatataatgattTCTTTCATTTtattattcatacttttacttttgattcttaagtatatttaaaaccaaataccttttctcaagtagcattttactgggtgactttaacttaagtcattttctaaggtatctttacttttactcaagtatgacaattgagtacgttttccacacacacacacacacacacacacacacacacacacacgaacacacacacacacacacgaacgcagGAACGCACAGGCAGTAATGTTAAAGGACACCTActggttgtttgtgtgtgtgtgtgtgtgtgtgtgtgtgtgtgtgtgtgtgtgtgtgtgtgtgtgtgtgtgtgtgtgtgtgtgttgtgtgtgtgtgtgtgtgtgtgtgtccaaatgGCCCACTCGATCACGGACACTAGACTATGTTACATGAATTagccttgtttgtgtgtgtgtgtgtgtgtgtgtgtgtgtgtgtgtgtgtgttacatgaaTTAGACTATGCCTGATTTACACGTTGTGGTGTTGACGAGGCGCTTCAGTCATGTCAATCATCAGGTAACACACAGTTCGTATGACAAGACTATAACAAGATTATACCAATCACCAATTTATTAACCAGCCATCTAACATAAAGTAAAAGCTAATCACCCATGTTTAATCAGTTAACATAAATAACATTGTAGCCTAAATGGTTTCAGTGTTTAGATTTCAGTCCAAAAAAAACAGAATAAAAACTTACTTTACAATGGAGAATATTGTGTGTTTGTTCGTGAATTATTCCCGCTGTTTAAGTCTCTTAGTAACTGTCTCCGTGcgtaaggtaaaataaataaataaataaaaaataaatccgtTTTTAAATTCCGTTCTGTTAAAAAAAAGTGTCGCAGtcgaaaataaaaataataaaaccgTGTCCCACGTATTGGTCAACCGATCGCCGTTTGGAAAACAACAAAAACTCCAAATGACAGATAATCGGGACTGGCACGGAAACAAAACTTCCCCCGGTTACgaaattcttcttcttctcctctatttctccGGAGACAGCGAGTGCGTTTGTTGAGCGTGTCACATGACCGTGGCGTAGGGCGGGGACTGGAGTGGGTTCGCAGGGGAGACGAAGGGTGGGGTCGGGTCCGGTCGGCTCGGCTCGGGCGGGGTGGTGCCTTTTATAttcacagagaagagaagaggaaactTTGGGCGTGACGCGGGCGTCAGCTCGAGAGCAGGACGTGTGACGTGACACACAAGGAActaaaaacagagagggagaggggcggtCAAGTGAATCACGAAGAACAATTGTCTAACATGAATTAGATTATAGCCTagaatatgaatatatatatatttggcctACAGTTCTTTCGATGTATGTATACAATTACAATGGATAATAATAGCAGAACACACATATTTTGTGGCCTAAATTGTACTACACGATACAAATACCAAGCCAGGCTACCACACCCTGTCAGAAGAAAGAAATGCAGATAGTAActgacacacccctctctctctctctctctctctctctctctctctctctctctctctctctctctctctctctctctctctgtctctctctgtctctctctctctctgtctctctctgtctctctctctctctctctgtctctctctctctgtctctctctctctctctctctctctctctctctctctctctctctgtctctctctctctgtctctctgtctctctctctgtctctctctctctctctctctctctgtctctctctctctgtctctctctctctctctctctctctctctctctctctctctctcaatacaagggctttattggcatggaaaaacATATGTTTACAAAGTAAAATAgataaaacaaaagtgaaattaacaatgtaaagtaaacattacacttacaaaagtgACAAAAAAATAATTAAGACATTTAAAAATGTCTTATTATTTCTCTTTCTCGGGTCATAATGGcgttattggcatggaaaacatgtgtttacattgcctGTGGTGGAAAAAAGTACCAAACATCATTTCAAAGGacatagagacatttcaaatgttatattatagatgtatacagtgtgcaaatagttaaagtccaaaagggaaaataaatatttacaaaggtgtttgttcctcactggttgcccttataattgtggcaacaggtcacacatcttgttgCTGTGATTGGACAatggtatttcacctaatagagTTGAACAAAATGTGATACTTGTTttcagtcagtcacagtggtcaggtattctgccgctgtgtactctctgtttagggccaaatagcattctagtttgctctgtttttttgttaattctttccaatgtgtcaagtaattatcttttagttttctcatgatttggttgggtctaattgtgctgctgtcctggggctctgtagggtgtgtttgtgtttgtgaacagagccccaggaccaccttgcttaggggactcttctccaggttcatctctctgtaggtgatggctttgttatggaaggtttgggaatcgcttccttttaggtggttatagaatttaacaggctcttttctggattttaataattaagtcaggaagttaaagcttggtcgcaaatgggtcttccaaatggacaatgaccccaaacatacttccaaagttgtggcaaaatggcttaaggacaacaaagtcaaggtattggagtggccaaagccctgacctcattcctatagaaaatatgtgggcagaactgaaaaagcgtgtgagagcaaggaggcctacaaacctgactcagttacaccagctctgtcaggaggaatgggccaaagttcacccaacttattgtgggaagcttgtggaaggctactcgaagcgtttgacccaagttaaacaatttaaaggcaaagctaccaaatactaattgagtgtaaaacttctgacccactgagaatgtgatgacatttcattattctgacatttcactttcttaaaataaagtggtgatcttaactgacctaaaacagggacatGTTTACtgaaaaaacagagtttaaatgtattttctttcttaaaataaagtggtgatcttaactgacctaaaacagggacatttttactgaaaaaacagagtttaaatgtatttggctaaggtgcatgtaaacttccgacttcaactgtagatgctgCTGTagtccctccttggttggggacagaagcaccagatcatcagcaaacagtagacatttgtcttcagattctagtagggtgaggccgggtgctgcagactgttctagtgccctcaccaattcgttgatatatatatatatatattagggtgtacgctgggagtcgagaagcaagtacagggagtgactttaataataaataacacgaggaacaaaacatgaaacagaaacaataacgcctgaggaaagaaccaaaagggagtgacagatacagggaaggTTAATCAGCCAGGTGAGGCCAGGTGAGTTTGATGAAACGCAGGATGTGCGTGACAATGAGCAGCTTGGTGACCTCGAGCGCCGGGTAGGGAGTATCCCTGACAATACGTAATACAAGtaggttgaagagggtggggctcaagatgcatccctgtctcactccaCGGCTCTGTGGAAAgatttttttttgccaattttaattgCTCACTTGTTtgtggattttataatgtcgtatgtcccccccacacacacacacacaaaaaaacgcttttcatccatttgtatagcagaccctcatgccaaattgtgtCCCCCAAAAAACTTTTttgaagtcaacaaagcatgagaggactttgttttgttgttgttgtttgtttgtcaatcaGGGTGAATACGCGGTCTCTCGTATGCTATTTTTGATaagaagccaatttgacatttgctcaggacatttgttttcgctgaggaaacgtacgagtctgctgttgatGACACTGTAGGGGATTTTTCCagaggttactgttgacgcagaTTCCACTGTAATTATTGGGGtgaaatttgtctccacttttgtggattggggtggaTCAGggcttggttccaaatattggggaagatgccagagctgaggatgatggtaaagagtttaagtatagcctaTTGGAATTTGTGGTCGGTATATTtcatcatttcattaaggataccatcaacaccacaggcctttttgggttggagggtttgtattttgtcctgtagttcatccAATAAAATAGGAGAATCCAGCGGGTTCAGGTAGTGTTTAATGTAATTGCAGAATCCAGTGGGTGCAGGTAGTGTTTAATGTAATTGGAGGATCCAGTGGGTTCAGGTAGTGTTTAATGTAATTGGAGAAACCAGCGGGTTCAGGTAGTGtttaatgtaattggagaatccagtgggttcagGTAGTGTTTAATGTAATTGGAGAAACCAGCGGGTTCAGGTAGTGtttaatgtaattggagaatccagtgggttcagGTAGTGTTTaaagtaattggagaatccagtgggttcaggtagtgtataatgtaattggagaatccagcgGGTTCAGGTAGTGTataatgtaattggagaatccagtgggttcaggtagtgtataatgtaattggagaatccagtgggttcagGTAGTCcttaatgtaattggagaatccagtgggttcaggtagtgtataatgtaattggagaatccagcgGGTTCAGGTAGTGTataatgtaattggagaatccagcgGGTTCAGGTAGTGTATAATGTAATTGGAGTATCCAGTGGGTTCAGGTAGTGtttaatgtaattggagaatccagtgggttcagGTAGTGTTCAATAGCTGACTATAAGATTTGTAAACGATCATGTATCTGTTTTAGCCGATTGttctgcggtctaaggcactccatctcagtgctaaaggcgtcactacagaccctggttcgattccaggcttgTATCACAACCCGGCCGCGTCCCacagggcgacgcacaattggcccagcgtcgtccgggttaaggttttggccggggtagaccgtcattgtaaataagaatttgttcttaaataaccgacttgcctagttaaataaagattaaaataaataataaataaaataaaatagagcCAAaatgattggagaagtggtttgtccacacatctccattttggatagatcatTCTTCGTGtcgttgtttgtttagtgtgttttccaattttcccagaagtggttagagtgaTTGGATTCTTCAGTCACAtggagctgatttctgacatgctgttccttcttcttcACTGTAGTGAAGGCTCAGGCCTTTGGGTTTCTGGGGCTctatgttttagtgattcactgtAGTGAAGGCTCAGGCCTTTGGGTTTCTGGGGCTctatgttttagtgattcactgtAGTGAAGGCTCAGGCCTTTGGGTTTCTGGGGCTctatgttttagtgattcactgtAGTGAAGGCTCAGGCCTTTGGGTTTCTGGGGCTctatgttttagtgattcactgtAGTGAAGGCTCAGGCCTTTGGGTTTCTGGGGCTctatgttttagtgattcactgtAGTGAAGGCTCAGGCCTTTGGGTTTCTGGGGCTctatgttttagtgattcactgtAGTGAAGGCTCAGGCCTTTGGGTTTCTGGGGCTctatgttttagtgattcactgtAGTGAAGGCTCAGGCCTTTGGGTTTCTGGGGCTctatgttttagtgattcactgtAGTGAAGGCTCAGGCCTTTGGGTTTCTGGGGCTctatgttttagtgattcactgtAGTGAAGGCTCAGGCCTTTGGGTTTCTGGGGCTctatgttttagtgattcactgtAGTGAAGGCTCAGGCCTTTGGGTTTCTGGGGCTctatgttttagtgattcaccgtaGTGAAGccttagactcaggttttctgggtctttatgtttttggttggaaaaAGTTTCTTAATTTCTTtagcattcttcatcaaaccatttattAATGTTGTTAGTTTTCTTCAGTTTTCTGCtagaatgttaaaaaaaaaaaatgttagctgatcGTTTAAATACACCGTCCaggctacattacattacatcttCACTGTTGCAGGGGAAACATTTAGTCCAGGCTTCCTACTGCTAAGTTTAAATCTTCACTGTTGCAGGGAAAACATTTTGTTCAGGAAGTTGTCTAGGAGGGATTGGATAGTTTTTTGTTTGTGATGTTTCtacacttccttccttccttccttccttccttccttccttccttccttccttccttccttccttccttccttccttccagctAAAGCATCTCTTAATAGTGTGTaggttgagtattgctctgttcaagtagactgtgattttgctgtgatctgatagaggtgtcagtggactgaacgctctgagagactctgggttgaggtcagtggactgaacgctctgagagactctgggtggGTTGAAGTCCCCTCCAAGCCTCCCATtcactatgtacatacccaggatgtaacagagctataggtgaacctaccataggagtcccctccaagcctaccattgactatgtacatacccaggatgtaacagagctataggtgaacctaccataggagtcccctccaagcctaccattgactatgtacatacccaggatgtaacagagctataggtgaacctaccgtaggagtcccctccaagcctaccattgactatgtacatacccaggatgtaacagagctataggtgaacctaccgtaggagtcccttccaagcctaccattgactatgtacatacccaggatgtaacagagctataggtgaacctaccgtaggagtcccctccaagcctaccattgactatgtacatacccaggatgtaacagagctataggtgaacctaccgtaggagtcccctccaagcctaccattgactatgtacatacccaggatgtaacagagctataggtgtacctaccgtaggagtcctttccaagcctaccattgactatgtacataaacACCATCGTGAGACAGAGCTActggagttgtgacctgttttgttggttatgttgtcgttgttgtgtctaggggggtcagtgggctctctctctctctctctctctctctctctctctctttctctctcattctctctctctctctctctctctgtctctcatctctgtctctctcatctctgtctctctctctctcccccctctccctccttctgccccccctctctctctccttctgcccccctctctctccatctgggctccctctctctctctctctctctctctctctctctctctctctctctctctctctctctctctctttctctctcatctctctctctctctctctctctctctctctgtctctcatctctgtctctctcatctctgtctctctctctctccccctctccctccttctgcccccctctctctctccttctgcccccccccctctctctccatctgggctcccctctctctccttctgcccctctctctctccatctgggctccctctctctctctccttctgcccccctctctctctctccttctgcccccccctctctctctccttctgccccctctctctctctctctctcctccccctctctccttctgctctctgtcacagacagacagacagacagattgtgTTAGGGCAGATTGTGTTAGAG containing:
- the LOC121845927 gene encoding uncharacterized protein LOC121845927; the encoded protein is MLVDLQLYVGGSTGLCWWIYSSMLVDLQLYVGGSTALCWWIYSSMLVDLQLYVGGSTTLCWWIHSSMLVALQLYVGGSTALCWWIYSSMLVDLQVYVDRSTALCWWIYSSMLVDLQVYVGGSTALCWWIYSSMLVDLQLYVGGSTALCWWIYSSMLVDLQLYVGGSTALCWWIYSSMLVDLQLYVGGSTTLCWWIYSSMLVALQLYVGGSTALCWWIYSSMLVDLQVYVDRSTDLCWWIYSSMLVDLQLYVGGSTGLCWWIYSSMLVDLQLYVDGSTGLCWWIYSSMLVDLQLYVGGSTALCWCIYSSMLVYLQLYVGVSTALCWCIYSSMLVDLQLYVGGSTALC